The window AATTGGCTCCAAATTACGGTCAGTTCGTAATAATGTGCTAGTCGGAGGGTTTTACATACCCTCCGAGCACAACGAACGATTTTCATAAAATTTTTCCTTGAATTTTGGCTTTCATGGATTCAACTAACTGCAAATTTTTTACAGCCATAGCCGCAATCTGGATAAGTTCTTTTTCTATTCGATTTAATAAATTTGTTTCAGAAAATGCATTTTCGTATTTTAGAAGTTTTACTTCACCCCAAAATTCCTCGAACTCTTCTTTCATGACTGCATAGCCTTCATGAAGAGATGCAAAGGGAGGAAACTTTTTGGATTTTTCGAGTTCTTTAGCTATCTCGAAAAACTTAGAAATGTTAGAATCATTAAGTAAAGATTTTACATGCGATTCAGTATAATCAGTATTATTCTCTAATTCAAAATCTATTCTGTCTATCTTGCCTTCTGAATTAGTATCTATTCTAATTATTTGTCCTAGTTCTAGTTCCATTGTATAATTCCTTTAAAAATAAAATCCGGTTTATACGATACCGGAAAACGTTTTGCTCTTGTGGGTGCTTAATCGCTCTTAGCTCCCCAGCCTTTTACAATTAAGCCGCTTGTTTTTTCCAATAATCTTTCTCGCCCATTAGAAAACCTCATCAGCTACTGGCATTTCTGGAATTTCTTCTTCTTTAGAATTGTTTCCGGTTTCAGTGCTTGGTTTTCCGCCGAGTAATTGTAAATTGTCTACTCGGATAATTATTTTATAGTTTTTCTTTCCGCTTGCATCTTCCCAGTGTTTTTGTTGCAACTTTCCGGTAACTAATACCTGTTTGCCTTTGGTTCCATACTGCTTTAAAATTTCAGCTAGCTTTCCCCATACTTCGCAATCAAAGAAATTTGTTTCTTCATTTTTGGTTCCGTTGACTGCATAAACGCGATTATTCGCAATGCTAAAATTTGCTACTGTGCTTTGTCCGGCTTGCTTTAGCTCAACTTCTTTTGTGATTCTTCCTAATACTACTACTGTGTTTTGGTCGTTTGTTGCCATTTGTCCTTTACCTTTCCTCGGTTATTTGTTTCGACCTAACGGTCGAGGGTTTACAGAATTTGCCCCAAAGGGCAAGATTTTTTTCGCATTACCCCGCCGGCATTAAATCCGGTTGCACTTCTTTTTCAATTTCCGATTGAACTAAATTCTTTAGCTCAATGATTTTTGTTTTCAAATTTTTAATAAATTTCGTTTCTGATACTTTATTACTTCTTAACAAAAACCAATTAAATATTGTTACTTCGATTTCTTTTGATTTTGCATTAATTACAGAGTTAGAAATTATTTTTCCTAACTCCTTATTTTGTAATATTTCAAACGTTCTTTCGATCTCTGAATCTTTAGAAAAATCTGTTTGCTCTATGTTTTGTAAAAGATAATCTAGATCATAAAATAATTCTTGTTTAGTGTAAAATTTCACTTTTTGACCTCTTCTTTTAAAATGGTGGATAAGGAATCTTTACGGTAACAAGTCAAAAATTTTTCTAATCCCGACCAATCCAGTTTGTCAAAATAAATAGTATAGCCAGAATTTCCGTTTAAATATAATCCCTGTGCATAATGAATATTTGCCGCGTTTACTGGGCTAAAATCTAAAACATCCAGTATAAGCACTTTCGTATTTAATTCGATTTTAGATTTGCATTTCCAAAAAATTTCATATCCGAGTCTTGTTCTAAAATGCAAATGTTCCATCGGTAAATTAGTTTTTTCTGTCGGTATTGATTCATGTGAGCTTAGATATATTATTTCATTGGTTACTCGAATAATCATTTCTTAACCTCTACCCGTTTCAATCTGAATTCATCACAGTTTGATTCTTCGCTCATGTCTCCATTGTTTACCGCGCTTTGTGGGTTCTGACATTTACCCATAACTGGATTAGATACAAACTGCATCCAGTATTTGCAATTAGAGCAAACTCGAATTGATAAATCAAAAACTTTAGACATTGCCTAAAATCTCTAGTTTGATTTTTCTGGTTTCGCAATATCTTTTAATGAGTGCTACTTGTTCATCATTCTTAGGAACTAATTTAAAATAGCCGTTAGACTCCGAATGAGGAATATTATTTATTTTCAAAAAAGATCTAAAACTTTGTAGAGAAGTAAACGTGTTAGCCTCATACTCTGTTGGTTGTTTTTCTAGTTGTGTATCTGTTTGCATTTTCAATCCTTATAAATTCCAAAATACATGCAAAGAGTTCTTCCGGTTTCATTGCACATAATTTTATTATTATGAATGTAAAAAATTTTCTTGGAATAGAAATCTTTGCATATTCCATTTACTAGGTTAT is drawn from Leptospiraceae bacterium and contains these coding sequences:
- the ssb gene encoding single-stranded DNA-binding protein, whose protein sequence is MATNDQNTVVVLGRITKEVELKQAGQSTVANFSIANNRVYAVNGTKNEETNFFDCEVWGKLAEILKQYGTKGKQVLVTGKLQQKHWEDASGKKNYKIIIRVDNLQLLGGKPSTETGNNSKEEEIPEMPVADEVF